From Streptomyces sp. TLI_105, the proteins below share one genomic window:
- a CDS encoding DUF6350 family protein, with the protein MTHVTEHPLVQGGRSAALATACVRGGVAAGLGLGALAVLVIAAWISSPYPDSGPVGALHVAAGIWLLAHGVDLVRTDTLSGLPAPLGIAPLLLAALPVWLVHRAARDTLDPGDDGARPRPSPGGAVAAVAGGYLLVAAAVVVYSESGPLPADLVTAGLWLPAVVTGAAGAGVWTALGRPLPGQRQAAAALRAAGLGTLTLLGGGAVVAAVSLAWHAGRAQASFEGLAGEWSGRVTVLLLVLALLPNATVWGAAYGLGPGFALGTGALATPLGLAGDPAVPPFPLLAALPAEGRGSWVHWAAAAVPLVAAVVQGRRAGRAARTWAARDAALTALGAAGACGAAVAVLAAAAGGPLGTGRLSAFGPVWWQAGAAAVLWGACAGVPVALGVRAWGRRVPRSRKPRSSVASMPAPMPVPVAASTVADGPVADGLAVDGPVAAPSGLAGAPSGLRATPSRLMAALSGLMASPSGPVEAWPEAAAPRATAETGTGRGAGVGTGPDPRGDAPAAPHTDRYTAPYADPFGDDPGYEPYDYLPAAWEPSSPPPPPPATD; encoded by the coding sequence GTGACCCATGTGACCGAGCACCCCCTGGTCCAGGGCGGCCGTTCCGCCGCGCTCGCCACCGCCTGCGTCCGGGGCGGGGTCGCCGCCGGACTCGGCCTCGGCGCCCTCGCGGTCCTGGTGATCGCGGCCTGGATCAGCTCCCCGTACCCCGACAGCGGTCCCGTCGGCGCCCTGCACGTCGCCGCCGGCATCTGGCTGCTCGCCCACGGCGTGGACCTGGTCCGCACGGACACCCTGTCCGGCCTGCCCGCCCCCCTCGGCATCGCCCCGCTGCTGCTCGCCGCCCTGCCCGTCTGGCTGGTGCACCGGGCCGCCCGCGACACCCTCGACCCGGGGGACGACGGGGCCCGGCCGCGCCCCTCGCCGGGCGGCGCCGTCGCCGCCGTCGCCGGGGGATACCTGCTGGTGGCGGCCGCCGTCGTGGTCTACAGCGAGAGCGGCCCGCTGCCCGCCGACCTCGTCACGGCCGGACTCTGGCTGCCCGCCGTCGTCACCGGCGCGGCGGGCGCGGGCGTCTGGACGGCGCTCGGCCGCCCGCTGCCGGGGCAGCGGCAGGCCGCCGCCGCCCTGCGCGCCGCCGGGCTGGGGACGCTGACGCTGCTCGGCGGCGGCGCGGTGGTCGCGGCCGTCTCGCTCGCCTGGCACGCGGGCCGGGCGCAGGCCTCGTTCGAAGGCCTCGCGGGGGAGTGGTCCGGTCGGGTGACGGTGCTGCTGCTCGTCCTGGCGCTGCTGCCGAACGCGACCGTCTGGGGAGCCGCGTACGGCCTCGGGCCCGGCTTCGCCCTCGGCACGGGAGCGCTCGCGACCCCGCTGGGCCTCGCAGGCGACCCGGCCGTGCCGCCCTTCCCGCTCCTGGCGGCGCTGCCCGCCGAGGGGCGCGGCAGCTGGGTCCACTGGGCGGCCGCCGCGGTCCCGCTGGTCGCCGCGGTGGTCCAGGGGCGCCGGGCGGGCCGGGCCGCCCGGACCTGGGCCGCCCGGGACGCGGCCCTGACGGCGCTCGGCGCGGCCGGGGCGTGCGGGGCGGCCGTCGCCGTCCTGGCGGCCGCGGCGGGCGGCCCGCTCGGCACCGGCCGGCTCTCGGCGTTCGGCCCCGTGTGGTGGCAGGCGGGCGCGGCGGCGGTGCTGTGGGGGGCCTGCGCGGGGGTGCCGGTGGCGCTCGGGGTACGGGCCTGGGGCCGCCGGGTCCCGCGCTCCAGGAAGCCCCGGTCCTCGGTCGCGTCCATGCCGGCGCCGATGCCGGTGCCCGTGGCCGCGTCCACCGTGGCGGACGGCCCCGTGGCGGACGGCCTCGCGGTGGACGGTCCCGTGGCGGCCCCGTCCGGACTCGCGGGAGCCCCGTCCGGACTCAGGGCGACCCCGTCCAGACTCATGGCGGCCCTGTCCGGACTCATGGCGTCCCCGTCCGGACCCGTGGAGGCCTGGCCGGAGGCGGCCGCGCCCCGGGCGACGGCCGAGACCGGCACCGGCAGGGGCGCCGGGGTCGGGACCGGGCCGGACCCGCGGGGCGACGCGCCCGCCGCCCCGCACACCGACCGGTACACCGCTCCGTACGCCGACCCCTTCGGCGACGACCCCGGCTACGAGCCGTACGACTACCTCCCGGCGGCCTGGGAGCCTTCCTCGCCGCCGCCGCCGCCGCCCGCCACCGACTGA
- a CDS encoding helix-turn-helix domain-containing protein yields MSRSTADSASSVTLPPPKERRRLREALALSEEQVAEAMGVTKATVRAWETGRSAPRGRKREAYAKLLGTPEPTDLVRPEAEPQAQTEAEPQAQATRAEAQSARVEAPGEARPARSQAQTPAQQPQAQTHSQQPQPSASGNVRPRAAVKRAAKPPRAPSPAPAISPAPARKGPSKPPERLKPVAAEAPAEPAVPAGPPALTPEEAFDALYAYAAPGLVHQTYLLTGRRLLSREAVEYAFHHAWQHWPEVAVDADPVGWVRATAYEYALSPWHRFRRAHRHPDAPPTEANRRALLGALLELPPPYRRTVLLYDGLGLDLPETAAETEASTPAAANRLLHARAVLGRRIPELAEPEALHRCLSALVAEAPTATLPPARAVRTGSERRTRSWTRAVLGVTAALIAVTGFTAATAPTRYIPVNAPGEAVNGVPVRGGPQKLSPEDLELRDKLRAEPNPGPERLVPAVD; encoded by the coding sequence ATGAGCCGGAGCACCGCGGATTCCGCATCCTCCGTCACCCTGCCGCCCCCGAAGGAGCGGCGCAGGTTGCGTGAGGCCCTCGCCCTGAGCGAGGAGCAGGTCGCCGAGGCCATGGGCGTCACGAAGGCCACGGTGAGGGCATGGGAGACCGGGCGCTCGGCGCCCCGGGGCCGCAAGCGCGAGGCGTACGCGAAGCTGCTCGGCACCCCCGAGCCCACGGATCTCGTACGTCCTGAGGCCGAGCCCCAGGCGCAGACGGAGGCGGAACCCCAGGCGCAGGCGACCCGGGCGGAGGCGCAGTCGGCCCGGGTCGAGGCGCCGGGCGAGGCCCGCCCGGCCCGGTCACAGGCTCAGACACCGGCTCAGCAGCCGCAGGCACAGACGCACTCTCAGCAGCCGCAGCCGTCGGCTTCGGGCAACGTGCGGCCCAGGGCCGCCGTCAAGCGGGCCGCCAAGCCGCCGCGGGCCCCGTCCCCCGCGCCGGCCATCTCACCGGCCCCCGCCCGCAAGGGCCCCTCGAAGCCGCCGGAGCGACTGAAACCGGTGGCGGCGGAGGCCCCCGCGGAACCGGCCGTCCCCGCAGGGCCGCCGGCCCTCACCCCCGAGGAGGCCTTCGACGCGCTGTACGCGTACGCCGCGCCGGGCCTCGTCCACCAGACGTACCTGCTCACGGGGCGCCGCCTGCTCTCCCGGGAGGCCGTCGAGTACGCCTTCCACCACGCCTGGCAGCACTGGCCCGAGGTCGCCGTGGACGCGGACCCGGTGGGCTGGGTGCGGGCGACGGCGTACGAGTACGCCCTCTCCCCCTGGCACCGGTTCCGGCGCGCCCACCGGCATCCCGACGCCCCGCCGACCGAGGCGAACCGCCGGGCACTGCTCGGCGCGCTCCTCGAACTGCCGCCGCCGTACCGCCGTACCGTCCTGCTCTACGACGGGCTCGGCCTGGACCTGCCGGAGACGGCGGCCGAGACGGAGGCGAGCACGCCCGCCGCCGCCAACCGGCTGCTGCACGCCCGGGCGGTCCTCGGCCGGCGGATCCCCGAGCTCGCCGAGCCGGAGGCCCTGCACCGTTGTCTGAGCGCGCTGGTCGCGGAGGCGCCGACGGCGACGCTGCCGCCCGCCCGCGCGGTCCGGACGGGCAGCGAGCGCCGGACCCGCAGCTGGACGCGGGCGGTGCTCGGGGTGACGGCGGCCCTCATCGCGGTGACCGGCTTCACGGCGGCGACCGCGCCGACCCGCTACATCCCGGTGAACGCCCCCGGCGAGGCCGTCAACGGCGTGCCCGTGCGCGGCGGCCCGCAGAAGCTCAGCCCGGAGGACCTGGAGCTCCGCGACAAGCTGCGCGCCGAGCCCAACCCGGGCCCGGAGCGGCTGGTCCCGGCGGTCGACTAG
- the sucD gene encoding succinate--CoA ligase subunit alpha encodes MAIFLNKDSKVIVQGMTGATGMKHTKLMLGDGTNIVGGVNPRKAGTKVDFDGTEIPVFGTVAEAMKETGANVSVLFVPPAFAKAAVVEAIDAEIPLAVVITEGIAVHDSAAFYAYAVDKGNKTRLIGPNCPGLITPGQSNAGIIPGDITKPGRIGLVSKSGTLTYQMMYELRDLGFSSAVGIGGDPVIGTTHIDALAAFEADPDTDLIVMIGEIGGDAEERAADFIKANVTKPVVGYVAGFTAPEGKTMGHAGAIVSGSSGTAQAKKEALEAAGVKVGKTPTETAKLARAILAG; translated from the coding sequence ATGGCTATCTTCCTCAACAAGGACAGCAAGGTCATCGTCCAGGGCATGACCGGTGCCACGGGCATGAAGCACACCAAGCTCATGCTCGGTGACGGCACCAACATCGTCGGCGGCGTGAACCCGCGCAAGGCCGGCACCAAGGTCGACTTCGACGGCACCGAGATCCCGGTCTTCGGCACCGTCGCCGAGGCGATGAAGGAGACCGGCGCCAACGTCTCGGTCCTCTTCGTCCCGCCGGCCTTCGCGAAGGCCGCCGTGGTCGAGGCGATCGACGCCGAGATCCCGCTCGCCGTCGTCATCACCGAGGGCATCGCCGTCCACGACTCGGCCGCGTTCTACGCGTACGCCGTGGACAAGGGCAACAAGACCCGCCTCATCGGCCCGAACTGCCCCGGTCTCATCACCCCGGGCCAGTCCAACGCCGGCATCATCCCGGGCGACATCACGAAGCCGGGCCGCATCGGCCTGGTCTCGAAGTCCGGCACGCTGACGTACCAGATGATGTACGAGCTCCGTGACCTCGGCTTCTCCTCCGCCGTCGGCATCGGTGGCGACCCGGTCATCGGCACCACGCACATCGACGCCCTCGCGGCGTTCGAGGCGGACCCCGACACCGACCTGATCGTCATGATCGGCGAGATCGGCGGCGACGCCGAGGAGCGTGCGGCCGACTTCATCAAGGCCAACGTCACCAAGCCGGTCGTCGGCTACGTCGCGGGCTTCACCGCCCCCGAGGGCAAGACCATGGGCCACGCCGGCGCCATCGTCTCCGGCTCCTCCGGCACCGCCCAGGCGAAGAAGGAGGCCCTCGAGGCCGCCGGTGTCAAGGTCGGCAAGACGCCGACCGAGACCGCCAAGCTGGCGCGCGCCATCCTCGCGGGCTGA
- the sucC gene encoding ADP-forming succinate--CoA ligase subunit beta: protein MDLFEYQARDLFAKHGVPVLAGEVIDTPEAAREATERLGGKSVVKAQVKVGGRGKAGGVKLAATPDEAVARATDILGMDIKGHTVHKVMIAETAPEIVEEYYVSYLLDRTNRTFLAMASVAGGMDIEEVAATTPEKLAKVPVDSNKGVDIEKAREIVAQAKFPAEVAEKVAEVLVTLWDTFVAEDALLVEVNPLAKVASGEVIALDGKVSLDANADFRQPEHEALEDKAAANPLEAAAKAKGLNYVKLDGQVGIIGNGAGLVMSTLDVVAYAGENHGGVKPANFLDIGGGASAEVMANGLEIILGDPDVKSVFVNVFGGITACDEVANGIVQALELLASKGEEVTKPLVVRLDGNNAELGRKILSDANHPLVQRVDTMDGAADKAAELAAAK, encoded by the coding sequence GTGGACCTGTTCGAGTACCAGGCGAGGGACCTCTTCGCCAAGCACGGTGTACCGGTGCTGGCCGGTGAAGTCATCGACACGCCTGAGGCGGCGCGCGAGGCCACCGAGCGTCTTGGCGGCAAGTCGGTCGTCAAGGCGCAGGTGAAGGTCGGCGGCCGCGGCAAGGCCGGCGGCGTGAAGCTGGCCGCCACCCCGGACGAGGCCGTCGCCCGCGCGACGGACATCCTCGGGATGGACATCAAGGGCCACACGGTCCACAAGGTGATGATCGCGGAGACCGCTCCGGAGATCGTCGAGGAGTACTACGTCTCGTACCTCCTCGACCGCACCAACCGCACCTTCCTCGCCATGGCGTCCGTCGCCGGTGGCATGGACATCGAGGAGGTCGCCGCGACGACCCCCGAGAAGCTCGCGAAGGTGCCGGTCGACTCCAACAAGGGCGTCGACATCGAGAAGGCCCGCGAGATCGTCGCCCAGGCCAAGTTCCCGGCCGAGGTCGCCGAGAAGGTCGCCGAGGTCCTCGTGACCCTGTGGGACACCTTCGTCGCCGAGGACGCCCTCCTCGTCGAGGTCAACCCGCTGGCCAAGGTCGCCTCCGGCGAGGTCATCGCCCTCGACGGCAAGGTCTCCCTGGACGCCAACGCCGACTTCCGCCAGCCGGAGCACGAGGCGCTCGAGGACAAGGCCGCAGCCAACCCGCTCGAGGCTGCCGCCAAGGCCAAGGGCCTCAACTACGTCAAGCTCGACGGCCAGGTCGGCATCATCGGCAACGGCGCGGGCCTGGTCATGTCGACGCTGGACGTCGTCGCGTACGCCGGTGAGAACCACGGCGGCGTGAAGCCGGCCAACTTCCTCGACATCGGCGGCGGCGCCTCCGCCGAGGTCATGGCGAACGGCCTGGAGATCATCCTCGGCGACCCGGACGTCAAGTCCGTGTTCGTCAACGTCTTCGGTGGCATCACCGCCTGTGACGAGGTCGCCAACGGCATCGTGCAGGCCCTGGAGCTCCTCGCCTCGAAGGGCGAAGAGGTCACCAAGCCGCTGGTCGTCCGTCTCGACGGCAACAACGCGGAGCTGGGTCGCAAGATCCTGTCGGACGCCAACCACCCGCTCGTGCAGCGCGTGGACACCATGGACGGCGCGGCCGACAAGGCCGCCGAGCTCGCGGCTGCGAAGTAA
- a CDS encoding VWA domain-containing protein, whose amino-acid sequence MTDRTLTDDERLRRWRLVLGGGEADGTGRALTGTDAAMDGALTALYDRPSESGPRTGRDRSAGLGASVPSVARWLGDIRTYFPSSVVQVMQRDAIDRLGLATLLLEPEMLEAVEADVHLVGTLLSLGRAMPETTRETARAVVRKVVDDLEKRLAARTRATLTGALDRSARISRPRHRDIDWDRTIRANLKHYLPEQRTVVPERLVGHGRASRGVRKEIVLCVDQSGSMAASVVHAAVFGAVLASMRTLATRLVVFDTSVVDLTEQLDDPVDVLFGTRLGGGTDINRALAYCQSRITRPADTVVVLVSDLYEGGIRDEMLKRVAAMKASGVQFVALLALSDEGAPAYDRDHAAALAALGAPAFACTPDLFPEIMAAALEKRPLPIPEG is encoded by the coding sequence ATGACGGACAGGACGCTCACCGACGACGAGCGGCTGCGGCGCTGGCGGCTGGTCCTGGGTGGCGGGGAGGCCGACGGCACCGGCAGGGCGCTCACCGGCACCGACGCGGCCATGGACGGAGCCCTCACCGCGCTCTACGACCGCCCCAGCGAGAGCGGCCCCCGCACCGGACGGGACCGCTCGGCCGGGCTCGGCGCGTCCGTGCCCTCCGTCGCCCGCTGGCTCGGCGACATCCGCACGTACTTCCCGAGCTCCGTCGTCCAGGTCATGCAGCGCGACGCCATCGACCGGCTCGGGCTCGCCACCCTCCTCCTGGAGCCGGAGATGCTGGAGGCCGTCGAGGCCGACGTGCACCTCGTCGGCACCCTCCTCTCCCTCGGCAGGGCGATGCCCGAGACGACCCGGGAGACCGCCCGGGCCGTCGTCCGCAAGGTCGTCGACGACCTGGAGAAGCGCCTCGCCGCCCGCACCCGTGCCACCCTCACCGGTGCGCTCGACCGCTCCGCCCGGATCAGCCGCCCCCGCCACCGGGACATCGACTGGGACCGCACGATCCGCGCCAACCTCAAGCACTACCTGCCCGAGCAGCGCACGGTCGTCCCCGAGCGGCTCGTCGGCCACGGGCGCGCCTCCCGGGGAGTCAGGAAGGAGATCGTGCTCTGCGTCGACCAGTCGGGCTCCATGGCCGCCTCCGTCGTCCACGCCGCCGTCTTCGGCGCGGTGCTCGCCTCGATGCGCACGCTCGCCACCCGCCTCGTCGTCTTCGACACCTCCGTCGTCGACCTGACCGAGCAGCTCGACGACCCGGTCGACGTCCTCTTCGGCACCCGGCTCGGCGGCGGCACCGACATCAACCGCGCCCTCGCCTACTGCCAGTCGAGGATCACCCGCCCCGCCGACACCGTCGTCGTCCTCGTCAGCGACCTCTACGAGGGAGGCATCCGGGACGAGATGCTGAAGCGGGTCGCGGCCATGAAGGCCTCCGGCGTCCAGTTCGTCGCCCTGCTCGCGCTCTCCGACGAGGGCGCCCCCGCCTACGACCGGGACCACGCGGCGGCGCTCGCCGCGCTCGGCGCCCCGGCCTTCGCCTGCACCCCCGACCTGTTCCCGGAGATCATGGCGGCCGCCCTGGAGAAGCGCCCGCTCCCGATACCCGAGGGCTGA
- a CDS encoding DUF5682 family protein: protein MTSTTTAPNTSRPPDPPGDAPRASDALRDGARASDAPHHAPRASDAPPVSAASRVSAAEPRPGKNGGGRREPLLLGVRHHGPGSARGVRAALEAARPAAVLVEGPAEADALVALAADPDMRPPVALLAHAVDDPGRAAFWPMAEFSPEWVAIRWALDHDAAVRFVDLPAAHTLAAADPTWRDEEEVTGSGPRIDPVAELAGAAGYEDAERWWEDVVELRGDGDPTAPFEALAEAMGALRETYGHGGHPRDLVREAHMRLKLRAARKEFGDSVAVVCGAWHVPALTRRTTVAADKALLKGLPRAKAELTWVPWTHRRLARRSGYGAGIDAPGWYGHLFAAPDRPVERWMTKVAGLLRAEDHPVSSAHVIEAVRLAETLAVLRGRPRPGLDEATDAVRAVLCEGSDVPLDLVRDRLVVGDVLGEVPAGAPAVPLQRDLDRRRRTLRLKPEAQERELGLDLRKETDGERSRLLHRLRLLGVHWGEPAAGRAGTGTFRETWRLRWEPELYVQVAEAGVWGTTVEAAATARAESRALAATALGDITVLAEQCLLAGLTDALPVVMRALADRAALDTDVAHLAQALPALARALRYGDVRGTGTAALGEVAAGLAERICVGLPPACAGLDTDAAAQMRDRIDAVHTAIGLLPDRPDLVDRWAGVLRRLADRDRTPGVLRGRAARLLLDEGRIADGEAALLMSRALSPGTPPADAAAWIDGFVGGASGGGLLLVHDERLLGLVDAWLTSVPAEAFTDVLPLLRRTFSGYEQGVRRTLGELVARGPRSGGPGPSEPGVPGFAPAPDPERADAVLPLLHLILGTEALA from the coding sequence ATGACCTCGACGACCACGGCCCCGAACACCTCCCGCCCACCGGACCCACCCGGAGACGCGCCCCGCGCGTCGGACGCCCTCCGTGACGGCGCCCGCGCGTCGGACGCGCCCCATCATGCGCCCCGCGCCTCGGACGCGCCCCCGGTCTCCGCCGCCTCCCGGGTCTCGGCTGCCGAGCCCCGTCCCGGCAAGAACGGTGGGGGCCGGAGGGAGCCCCTGTTGCTGGGGGTGCGGCATCACGGGCCCGGCTCCGCGCGTGGAGTGCGGGCCGCGTTGGAGGCGGCGCGGCCCGCCGCGGTGCTCGTCGAGGGGCCCGCCGAGGCCGACGCCCTCGTGGCGCTCGCCGCGGACCCGGACATGCGGCCGCCCGTCGCGCTGCTCGCCCACGCCGTGGACGACCCCGGGCGGGCCGCGTTCTGGCCGATGGCCGAGTTCTCGCCCGAGTGGGTCGCGATCCGCTGGGCCCTCGACCACGACGCCGCCGTCCGCTTCGTCGACCTGCCCGCCGCCCACACCCTCGCCGCCGCCGACCCCACCTGGAGGGACGAGGAGGAGGTCACGGGCAGCGGCCCGCGGATCGACCCGGTCGCCGAACTCGCCGGAGCCGCCGGGTACGAGGACGCCGAGCGCTGGTGGGAGGACGTCGTCGAGCTGCGCGGGGACGGCGATCCCACCGCCCCCTTCGAGGCCCTCGCCGAGGCCATGGGCGCCCTCCGCGAGACGTACGGACACGGCGGCCACCCCCGCGACCTGGTCCGCGAGGCGCACATGCGGCTCAAGCTGCGCGCCGCCCGCAAGGAGTTCGGGGACTCCGTCGCCGTGGTCTGCGGCGCCTGGCACGTGCCCGCCCTCACCCGCAGGACCACCGTCGCCGCCGACAAGGCCCTCCTCAAGGGCCTGCCCCGGGCGAAGGCCGAGCTGACCTGGGTCCCCTGGACCCACCGCAGACTCGCCCGCCGCTCCGGCTACGGCGCCGGGATCGACGCGCCCGGCTGGTACGGACACCTCTTCGCCGCCCCCGACCGGCCCGTCGAGCGCTGGATGACGAAGGTCGCCGGGCTCCTCAGGGCCGAGGACCACCCCGTCTCCTCCGCCCACGTCATCGAGGCCGTCCGGCTCGCCGAGACGCTCGCCGTCCTGCGCGGCCGTCCGCGCCCCGGCCTCGACGAGGCGACCGACGCCGTCCGCGCCGTCCTCTGCGAGGGCTCCGACGTGCCGCTCGACCTCGTCCGCGACCGCCTCGTCGTCGGCGACGTCCTCGGCGAGGTGCCGGCCGGCGCCCCCGCCGTACCCCTCCAGCGCGATCTGGACCGCCGCCGGCGCACCCTGCGCCTCAAGCCCGAGGCCCAGGAGCGCGAGCTCGGACTCGACCTCCGCAAGGAGACCGACGGCGAGCGCAGCCGGCTGCTGCACCGGCTGCGCCTCCTCGGCGTCCACTGGGGCGAGCCGGCCGCCGGGCGGGCCGGCACCGGCACCTTCCGGGAGACCTGGCGGCTGCGCTGGGAGCCCGAGCTGTACGTCCAGGTCGCCGAGGCCGGCGTCTGGGGCACCACCGTCGAGGCCGCCGCCACCGCCAGGGCCGAGTCCCGCGCCCTCGCCGCGACCGCCCTCGGCGACATCACCGTCCTCGCCGAGCAGTGCCTCCTCGCCGGGCTCACGGACGCGCTTCCGGTCGTCATGCGGGCGCTCGCCGACCGGGCCGCGCTCGACACCGACGTCGCCCACCTGGCGCAGGCCCTCCCGGCTCTGGCCCGCGCCCTGCGCTACGGCGACGTCCGCGGCACCGGCACGGCGGCCCTCGGCGAGGTCGCCGCCGGGCTCGCCGAGCGGATCTGCGTGGGCCTGCCGCCCGCCTGCGCCGGACTCGACACGGACGCCGCCGCGCAGATGCGGGACCGGATCGACGCCGTCCACACGGCGATCGGCCTCCTCCCGGACCGCCCCGACCTCGTCGACCGGTGGGCCGGGGTGCTGCGCCGGCTCGCCGACCGCGACCGGACACCGGGCGTCCTGCGGGGGCGGGCCGCCCGGCTTCTGCTCGACGAGGGCCGGATCGCCGACGGCGAGGCCGCCCTGCTCATGAGCCGCGCCCTCTCGCCCGGCACCCCGCCGGCCGACGCCGCCGCCTGGATCGACGGCTTCGTCGGCGGGGCCTCCGGCGGCGGACTGCTCCTCGTCCACGACGAGCGGCTCCTCGGACTGGTCGACGCCTGGCTGACGTCCGTCCCGGCCGAGGCGTTCACCGACGTCCTGCCGCTGCTGCGGCGCACCTTCTCCGGTTACGAGCAGGGCGTGCGCCGCACGCTCGGGGAGCTGGTCGCGCGGGGGCCCCGTTCCGGCGGGCCGGGGCCCTCCGAGCCCGGCGTGCCCGGCTTCGCCCCGGCCCCCGACCCCGAGCGGGCGGACGCCGTGCTGCCGCTCCTCCACCTCATCCTCGGAACGGAGGCCCTCGCATGA
- a CDS encoding AAA family ATPase produces MPVPETIAKPGSGVETDTGPGRPQTATEALRPHVEHAFAHELAALAAADDRPRPARWRLSPWAVATYLLGGTLPDGTVITPKYVGPRRIVEVAVTTLATDRALLLLGVPGTAKTWVSEHLAAAVSGDSTLLVQGTAGTPEEAIRYGWNYARLLAHGPSGGALVPSPVMRAMSQGMTVRVEELTRIPADVQDTLITILSEKTLPVPELGQEVQAVPGFNLIATANDRDRGVNELSSALRRRFNTVVLPLPATPEAEVDIVARRVEQLGRSLELPVLPDGVDEIRRVVTVFRELRDGVTTDGRTKVKSPSGTLSTAEAISVVTGGLALAAHFGDGVLRPGDIAAGILGAVVRDPAADRVVWQEYLETVVRERDGWKDFYRACREVSA; encoded by the coding sequence ATGCCCGTGCCCGAAACCATCGCGAAGCCCGGTTCCGGTGTCGAGACGGACACCGGACCGGGGCGGCCGCAGACCGCCACCGAGGCCCTGCGGCCGCACGTGGAGCACGCCTTCGCCCACGAACTCGCGGCCCTCGCCGCCGCCGACGACCGGCCCCGGCCCGCCCGCTGGCGCCTCTCCCCGTGGGCCGTCGCCACCTACCTCCTCGGCGGCACGCTCCCCGACGGCACCGTCATCACGCCCAAGTACGTCGGACCGCGCCGCATCGTGGAAGTCGCCGTCACCACGCTCGCCACCGACCGGGCGCTGCTCCTCCTCGGCGTCCCCGGCACCGCCAAGACCTGGGTCTCCGAGCACCTCGCCGCCGCCGTCAGCGGCGACTCCACCCTCCTCGTCCAGGGCACCGCCGGCACGCCCGAGGAAGCCATCCGGTACGGCTGGAACTACGCGCGACTCCTCGCCCACGGCCCCAGCGGGGGCGCCCTCGTCCCCAGCCCCGTGATGCGCGCGATGTCCCAGGGCATGACCGTCCGGGTCGAGGAGCTCACCCGCATCCCCGCCGACGTGCAGGACACGCTCATCACGATCCTGTCCGAGAAGACCCTGCCCGTCCCCGAGCTCGGCCAGGAGGTGCAGGCCGTCCCCGGCTTCAACCTGATCGCCACCGCCAACGACCGCGACCGCGGCGTCAACGAGCTCTCCAGCGCGCTGCGCCGCCGCTTCAACACCGTCGTGCTGCCGCTGCCCGCGACCCCCGAGGCCGAGGTCGACATCGTCGCCCGTCGGGTCGAGCAGCTCGGCCGCTCCCTCGAACTGCCCGTCCTGCCCGACGGCGTGGACGAGATCCGCCGGGTCGTCACGGTCTTCCGCGAGCTGCGGGACGGCGTCACCACCGACGGCCGGACGAAGGTCAAGTCCCCCTCGGGGACGCTCTCGACGGCCGAGGCGATCTCCGTCGTCACCGGCGGACTCGCCCTCGCCGCCCACTTCGGCGACGGCGTCCTGCGCCCCGGCGACATCGCCGCCGGCATCCTCGGCGCGGTCGTCCGTGACCCGGCGGCCGACCGGGTCGTCTGGCAGGAGTACCTGGAAACGGTCGTGAGGGAGAGAGACGGCTGGAAGGACTTCTACCGCGCCTGCCGCGAGGTGAGCGCATGA